The Thermosynechococcus sp. HN-54 DNA segment TTCAGGGGGGAGCACCTCGACATCTTCATCATCGCTGGTTACTTCCGCCGCAATGAATTCAAAAAATTCATCAAGAAGGGGAATGTGGGCTTGATACTCCACCTGAATATCGAGAGGAGCAACCACACCGCGTAAGAAAAACTGCAACTCGCGGTCATCAACGATGATGGTGTAGGGACGGCAGGGCTGAGCTTGGGGATGGCGGGGATGTTCGATGGCCTGCACCAACAGCCGCATCAGTTCCTCTGGGCTGGGTGGAAACTGACCGACCTCCATGCTGCGTACTGCCTGATCTGTGGGATCGAGCCAAGCCGCACAAAAGACTTCCTCGCTGCTGTTGTCGAGTCTGCGGCCACCACCCACCCAAAGGGAAGCAATTTGCGGTACATTCAACAGACGACGGATAGTCGCAGCGGGTAGGCTCACGAGGCGATTGCTCCCAATGGATAACTTCTCCACTCTAGCAAATGACGGAAATGAGTCGCACTAAGTATTTGTTGGGGTTTGATCCGGGGCGGGACAAGTGTGGTTTAGCCCTTGCCCTTGGTCAAGAAGTGGTGCGCCATGAAGTGGTGGCCAGCGATCGCGCGATCGCCTGTGTCCAAGAATGGTATGCTGCCTACCCATTTGAGGCGGTGATTATGGGCAATCAAACCACCTCACGGCAGTGGCAACACCAACTGCAAGCAGCTTTGGCTGTTCCAGTGATTTCAGTAAATGAACGCAACAGCACCCTCGAGGCTCGCGATCGCTATTGGCAACTCTTTCCACCCCAAGGTTGGCAGCGGTTGATTCCAAAAGGGTTGCGAGTGCCCCCCCGTCCCCTTGACGATATTGTCGCCATTGTCCTTTTGGAACGCTACTGTGGTTATCCCCTGCTGCTCAGTAAGAGGCAATAAACTTTATAATTGTCAGGTTATGGTACAGCACGGCAGCCGTGGAGAAAGGCACCCTCATTGAATTTCGGGTCAATAACCAGCGTCGCTTGGCGGTGATCGATCGCCCCGAAGGTAAAAAGCATTGGATTGCCATAGATCAGCATCTCCAAGCCCACACAGTCCACCCGCGCCAA contains these protein-coding regions:
- a CDS encoding resolvase is translated as MTEMSRTKYLLGFDPGRDKCGLALALGQEVVRHEVVASDRAIACVQEWYAAYPFEAVIMGNQTTSRQWQHQLQAALAVPVISVNERNSTLEARDRYWQLFPPQGWQRLIPKGLRVPPRPLDDIVAIVLLERYCGYPLLLSKRQ